One stretch of Microbacterium terrae DNA includes these proteins:
- the trpC gene encoding indole-3-glycerol phosphate synthase TrpC, translating to MLADLTAGAVADAEARASERPLAAVEKAALAQAPAIDALAALAPADRVKIIAEVKRASPSRGDLADIPDPALQAQRYEDGGASAISVLTEGRRFKGSLADLEAVKSAVRLPVLRKDFIANEYQVLEARASGADLVLLIVAALEQDVLERLHGMVRELGMTPLVETHSADEVARAADIGAKLVGVNARNLSTFELDRDLFGSLASHIPADAVKIAESAVLAPADVAHYRAAGADVVLVGEALVTNDPVSTLHAFLEAGS from the coding sequence GTGCTCGCCGACCTCACGGCCGGCGCGGTTGCGGATGCCGAGGCCCGCGCCTCGGAGCGGCCTCTGGCCGCAGTCGAGAAGGCGGCCCTCGCGCAGGCGCCCGCAATCGACGCCCTCGCCGCTCTGGCTCCGGCCGACCGCGTGAAGATCATCGCCGAGGTCAAGCGCGCGAGCCCGTCGCGCGGTGACCTGGCCGACATCCCCGACCCGGCGCTCCAGGCGCAGCGCTACGAAGACGGCGGTGCGTCGGCGATCTCGGTGCTCACCGAGGGCCGTCGCTTCAAGGGCAGCCTCGCCGATCTCGAAGCCGTGAAGTCCGCGGTGCGGCTCCCCGTGCTCCGCAAGGACTTCATCGCGAACGAGTACCAGGTGCTCGAGGCGCGTGCCTCGGGCGCAGACCTCGTGCTGCTGATCGTCGCCGCGCTCGAGCAGGACGTGCTCGAGCGCCTCCACGGCATGGTCCGCGAGCTCGGCATGACGCCGCTCGTCGAGACCCACTCGGCCGACGAGGTGGCTCGGGCCGCCGACATCGGCGCGAAGCTCGTGGGCGTCAACGCCCGCAACCTCTCGACGTTCGAACTCGACCGCGACCTGTTCGGCTCCCTCGCGAGCCACATCCCGGCCGACGCCGTCAAGATCGCCGAGTCCGCGGTGCTGGCTCCCGCCGACGTCGCGCACTATCGCGCCGCGGGCGCCGACGTCGTGCTGGTGGGCGAGGCGCTCGTCACCAACGACCCGGTATCGACCCTTCACGCATTCCTGGAGGCAGGATCATGA
- the trpA gene encoding tryptophan synthase subunit alpha — translation MTSRVAAAIDAARAEGRGAFVGYLPLGYPDLEASIEAAVTLAENGADVLELGPPYSDPVMDGTIIQEATQAALAGGFRLRDTFTAVREITRRVDVPVLVMTYWNPVLQYGIDRYADDLLAAGGAGLITPDITPDAAAEWIAASRRTGLDRVFLAAPTSTDERLDLIIENSTGFVYTVSTMGITGERAQLDAAARTLTARLRDRGATHACVGIGISNAEQVAGVLEYADGAIVGTALVRALRDGGQDGLADTARALAAGTVRAAN, via the coding sequence GTGACCTCGCGCGTCGCCGCGGCAATCGACGCCGCCCGTGCGGAGGGGCGCGGCGCGTTCGTCGGCTATCTGCCGCTCGGCTACCCCGATCTCGAGGCGAGTATCGAGGCCGCCGTGACCCTCGCCGAGAACGGCGCGGACGTGCTCGAGCTCGGCCCGCCGTACTCCGACCCCGTGATGGACGGCACGATCATCCAGGAGGCGACGCAGGCGGCACTGGCCGGCGGCTTCCGCCTGCGCGACACGTTCACCGCCGTGCGGGAGATCACCCGCCGCGTCGACGTGCCTGTGCTCGTGATGACGTACTGGAACCCCGTGCTGCAGTACGGCATCGACCGGTACGCCGACGACCTGCTCGCCGCCGGGGGAGCGGGCCTGATCACGCCTGACATCACGCCCGACGCCGCAGCCGAGTGGATCGCCGCGAGCCGGCGCACGGGTCTCGACCGCGTGTTCCTCGCCGCCCCGACGTCGACTGACGAGCGTCTCGACCTCATCATCGAGAACTCCACCGGGTTCGTGTACACCGTCTCGACGATGGGGATCACCGGCGAGCGGGCGCAGCTCGACGCCGCCGCGCGCACGCTGACGGCACGGCTGCGCGATCGAGGCGCGACCCACGCGTGCGTCGGCATCGGCATCTCGAACGCCGAGCAGGTGGCCGGGGTGCTCGAATACGCCGACGGCGCCATCGTCGGCACGGCGCTCGTGCGGGCCCTGCGCGACGGCGGTCAGGACGGCCTCGCCGACACCGCACGCGCCCTCGCCGCGGGCACCGTTCGGGCCGCGAACTAG
- the trpB gene encoding tryptophan synthase subunit beta produces the protein MSLREAAGPFFGEFGGRYMPESLIAAIDELTAEYEAAKADPAFQDEFVRLLLSYAGRPSPITEVPRFAEHAGGARIFLKREDLNHTGSHKINNVLGQALLTKRLGKTRVIAETGAGQHGVATATAAALFGFECTIYMGEVDTERQALNVARMRLLGAEVVPVKTGSRTLKDAINDAYRDWVASVENTNYIFGTAAGPHPFPAMVRDFQKVISEEAREQLLKVAGRLPDAVLACVGGGSNAIGMFDAFLDDAEVKLYGVEAAGDGVDTPRHAASIERGRPGVLHGAKTFVLQDEDGQTIESHSISAGLDYPGVGPEHSWLAAIGRAEYIPATDDEAMQALRLLSRTEGIIPAIESAHALAGALRIGRELGPDAILAVCLSGRGDKDMDTAARYFGLYDEGATP, from the coding sequence ATGAGTCTGCGCGAGGCCGCGGGGCCGTTCTTCGGCGAGTTCGGCGGGCGCTACATGCCTGAGTCGCTCATCGCCGCCATCGACGAGCTCACGGCGGAATACGAAGCGGCGAAGGCCGACCCCGCCTTCCAGGACGAGTTCGTTCGCCTGCTGCTGTCGTACGCGGGTCGCCCATCGCCGATCACAGAGGTGCCCCGCTTCGCGGAGCACGCCGGCGGCGCGCGCATCTTCCTCAAGCGCGAGGACCTCAACCACACCGGCTCGCACAAGATCAACAACGTGCTCGGCCAGGCGCTGCTCACCAAGCGGCTCGGCAAGACGCGCGTGATCGCCGAGACGGGCGCGGGCCAGCACGGTGTCGCCACGGCGACTGCGGCCGCACTGTTCGGCTTCGAGTGCACCATCTACATGGGCGAGGTCGACACCGAGCGTCAGGCGCTCAACGTCGCTCGCATGCGCCTCCTCGGCGCCGAGGTGGTGCCGGTGAAGACCGGGTCGCGCACCCTGAAGGACGCCATCAACGACGCGTACCGCGACTGGGTGGCGAGCGTCGAGAACACCAACTACATCTTCGGCACAGCCGCGGGACCACACCCGTTCCCCGCGATGGTCCGCGACTTCCAGAAGGTCATCTCGGAAGAGGCGCGCGAGCAGCTCCTGAAGGTGGCGGGGCGACTGCCCGACGCGGTCCTGGCCTGCGTGGGCGGCGGCTCGAACGCGATCGGCATGTTCGACGCGTTCCTCGACGACGCCGAGGTGAAGCTCTACGGCGTCGAGGCTGCCGGCGACGGCGTCGACACGCCCCGGCACGCGGCGTCCATCGAACGCGGTCGCCCCGGCGTGCTCCACGGCGCGAAGACCTTCGTCCTCCAGGACGAGGACGGCCAGACGATCGAGTCGCACTCGATCTCCGCGGGTCTGGACTACCCGGGCGTCGGCCCCGAGCACTCGTGGCTCGCGGCGATCGGCCGCGCGGAGTACATCCCCGCCACCGACGACGAGGCGATGCAGGCGCTGCGCCTCCTCAGCCGCACCGAGGGCATCATCCCGGCCATCGAGTCGGCGCACGCCCTCGCCGGCGCGCTGCGCATCGGCCGCGAGCTCGGCCCCGACGCGATTCTCGCCGTCTGCCTGTCGGGCCGTGGCGACAAGGACATGGACACCGCCGCCCGCTACTTCGGGCTCTACGACGAAGGAGCCACCCCGTGA
- the lgt gene encoding prolipoprotein diacylglyceryl transferase, whose translation MINAAASVFASIPSPSISYFDIGPLRIHIYALCIITGIIVAVLLTNHRLSKRGAEPWVVIDIALIAVPLAIIGARIYHVLTHFDFYFGDGANPLSALYIWEGGIAIYGALIGGAIGAWLGCRWTGIRFWTFADALAPGLLLAQAIGRFGNWFNQELFGLPTDVPWGLEIAYPNPAWPTGIAEGTLFHPTFLYEVLWNTLGVVVLLWISWRFTALQWGRVFAIYLIWYSAGRIVWESIRIDPSDIILGLRTNVWAAIFGVVAGLVIFFVQKRRHPGLEPSPYTPGREWHPEGSVQSQNTDDYVDVSEPPTSAVDEAATSTPATK comes from the coding sequence ATGATCAACGCCGCTGCGAGCGTCTTCGCCAGCATCCCGAGCCCGTCGATCAGCTACTTCGACATCGGCCCGCTGCGGATCCACATCTACGCGCTGTGCATCATCACGGGGATCATCGTCGCCGTGCTCCTGACGAACCACCGCCTGTCCAAGCGCGGCGCCGAGCCGTGGGTGGTCATCGACATCGCCCTGATCGCCGTTCCCCTCGCGATCATCGGCGCGCGCATCTACCACGTGCTCACCCACTTCGACTTCTACTTCGGCGACGGCGCGAACCCGCTCTCGGCGCTGTACATCTGGGAGGGCGGCATTGCGATCTACGGCGCCCTCATCGGCGGCGCGATCGGCGCCTGGCTCGGATGCCGGTGGACCGGCATCCGCTTCTGGACGTTCGCCGACGCCCTCGCTCCCGGACTCCTCCTCGCGCAGGCGATCGGGCGATTCGGCAACTGGTTCAACCAGGAGCTGTTCGGCCTCCCCACTGACGTGCCGTGGGGCCTCGAGATCGCGTACCCGAACCCCGCGTGGCCGACCGGCATCGCCGAGGGCACCCTGTTCCACCCCACGTTCCTCTACGAGGTGCTGTGGAACACCCTGGGCGTCGTGGTGCTCCTGTGGATCAGCTGGCGCTTCACCGCACTGCAGTGGGGCCGCGTGTTCGCGATCTATCTGATCTGGTACAGCGCCGGGCGCATCGTGTGGGAGTCGATCCGCATCGATCCGAGCGACATCATCCTGGGCCTGCGCACCAACGTGTGGGCGGCGATCTTCGGCGTGGTCGCCGGCCTCGTGATCTTCTTCGTCCAGAAGCGTCGCCACCCGGGCCTCGAGCCGTCGCCCTACACGCCCGGACGCGAATGGCACCCCGAAGGTTCTGTACAATCACAGAACACCGACGACTACGTCGACGTCTCAGAACCCCCGACGTCCGCAGTCGACGAGGCCGCCACAAGCACTCCCGCCACGAAGTAA
- the gltB gene encoding glutamate synthase large subunit, whose product MAASPRSVASSEAKSTRMPGFPQKQGMYNPAFEKDACGLAMVATLRGEAGHDIIDLALTALRNLEHRGAIGSDAGTGDGAGILTQMPDAFLRAVVGFDLPPVGEYAAGMVFLPRDDDARAAQKAGIERIAASENLTVLGWREVPTEDDNLGKLAFEARPVFEQLFISRPGTGGEPALSGIALDRRTFRLRKRARTELDAYFVSLSARTLGYKGMVTTLQLEPFYPDLQDERFASELAVVHSRYSTNTFPSWPLAQPLRMLAHNGEINTVNGNRNWMRARQSQLESELLGDIRPLLPICTDGASDSASFDEVLELLTLTGRSLPHAVMMMVPEAYEKQADIDPKLRAFYDFHSMQMEPWDGPAALIFTDGTLVGATLDRNGLRPGRWTETTDGLIVIGSETGVLDFEPERIKRRGRLRPGRMFLVDTAERRIIEDDEIKAQLSDLEPWQEWLDAGRVRLADLPEREHIVHPIASITRRQRTFGYTEEEVKILLTPMGQNGAEPLGAMGSDTPVAVLSERPRLLFDYFTQQFAQVTNPPLDSIREEVVTSLALGLGPERNLLEWGPEHTRVVTLDFPVIDNDELAKIQHIDTALPGRTSVTIRGLYRVEAGHKGMRKRLEQMCAEVDAAIEDGAEFIVLSDRDSNKDLAPIPSLLMLAAVHHHLIRNETRMKCGLVIEAGDVREVHHVATLIGYGASAVNPYLAMETVEYLVRAGYITGLTPEKAVKNLIYALGKGVLKIMSKMGISTVSSYAGAQVFEAVGLSDEFVAAYFTGTESKLGGVGLEVIASENAARHTYAYPEDAAVRAHERLWTGGEYQWRRDGSPHLFNPETVFRLQHSTRERRYDIFREYTKLVDDQAEQLKTLRGMFKLRTGVRPPVPIDDVESVSSIVKRFSTGAMSYGSISKEAHETLAIAMNRIGGKSNTGEGGEDVDRLLDPERRSSIKQVASGRFGVTSMYLTHADDIQIKLAQGAKPGEGGQLPPAKVYPWIARTRGGTAGVGLISPPPHHDIYSIEDLKQLIFDLKRANPAARVHVKLVSQSGIGAVAAGTAKALADVILVSGHDGGTGASPLNSLKHAGTPWELGLAETQQTLMLNGMRDRVVVQADGQLKTGRDVVVAALLGAEEYGFATTALVVEGCIMMRVCHLDTCPVGVATQNPTLRARFSGKPEFVVNFMEFIAQEVREYLAELGFRSLDEAIGHNELLDVDGAVDHWKANGLDLTPILEGPAFAEDEPRRNARGQDHELDEHFDVQLIERAQDVIAHGGEISIDLPVRNTARSVGTMLGHHVTRAHGENGLPAGSITVNLTGSAGQSFGAFMPAGITLKLEGDSNDYVGKGLSGGQIVVRPPRGATFDAAQNVIAGNVIGYGATQGTMFLRGVVGERFLVRNSGATAVVEGVGDHALEYMTGGLAVILGATGRNLGAGMSGGTAYVYKLDRKLVNREAIATGELVLGELGSGDAEMLRDLLEQHVAETGSALAEALLADFEGELDNFVRVLPRDYAAVLQTRQDAVAEGLDPDGDVVWTRIMEVTGG is encoded by the coding sequence ATGGCTGCGAGCCCCCGTTCCGTCGCCTCTTCCGAGGCGAAGTCCACCCGAATGCCCGGCTTCCCCCAGAAGCAGGGCATGTACAACCCGGCGTTCGAGAAGGACGCCTGTGGCTTGGCCATGGTCGCGACCCTGCGGGGCGAGGCCGGTCACGACATCATCGACCTGGCGCTGACCGCGCTGCGCAACCTCGAGCACCGCGGTGCGATCGGGTCCGACGCGGGCACCGGCGACGGCGCCGGCATCCTCACGCAGATGCCCGACGCGTTCCTGCGCGCGGTCGTCGGCTTCGACCTGCCTCCGGTGGGGGAGTACGCCGCCGGAATGGTGTTCCTGCCGCGCGACGACGACGCCCGCGCGGCCCAGAAGGCCGGCATCGAGCGGATCGCGGCATCCGAGAACCTCACCGTGCTCGGCTGGCGCGAGGTCCCCACCGAGGACGACAACCTCGGCAAGCTCGCCTTCGAGGCGCGCCCCGTCTTCGAGCAGCTGTTCATCTCGCGTCCGGGCACCGGTGGCGAGCCCGCGCTGTCGGGCATCGCCCTCGACCGCCGCACGTTCCGGCTGCGCAAGCGCGCCCGCACCGAGCTCGACGCCTACTTCGTGTCGCTGTCGGCGCGCACGCTCGGCTATAAGGGCATGGTCACCACGCTCCAGCTCGAGCCGTTCTATCCCGACCTGCAGGACGAGCGCTTCGCCTCGGAGCTCGCCGTCGTGCACTCGCGCTACTCGACCAACACGTTCCCGTCGTGGCCGCTCGCCCAGCCGCTGCGCATGCTCGCTCACAACGGCGAGATCAACACCGTCAACGGCAACCGCAACTGGATGCGCGCGCGCCAGTCGCAGCTCGAGTCCGAGCTGCTGGGCGACATCCGTCCCCTGCTGCCGATCTGCACCGACGGCGCGAGCGACTCCGCCTCGTTCGACGAGGTGCTGGAGCTGCTCACCCTCACCGGGCGGAGCCTCCCGCACGCGGTGATGATGATGGTGCCCGAGGCCTACGAGAAGCAGGCCGACATCGACCCGAAGCTGCGGGCGTTCTACGACTTCCACTCCATGCAGATGGAGCCCTGGGACGGTCCGGCCGCGCTGATCTTCACCGACGGCACGCTCGTCGGCGCCACCCTCGACCGCAACGGGCTGCGCCCGGGCCGCTGGACCGAGACGACCGACGGACTCATCGTCATCGGCTCCGAGACCGGCGTGCTCGACTTCGAACCCGAGCGCATCAAGCGCCGCGGACGCCTGCGTCCGGGCCGCATGTTCCTCGTCGACACGGCTGAGCGCCGCATCATCGAGGACGACGAGATCAAGGCGCAGCTGTCCGACCTCGAGCCGTGGCAGGAGTGGCTCGACGCCGGTCGCGTGCGTCTGGCGGACCTCCCCGAGCGCGAGCACATTGTGCACCCGATCGCCTCGATCACCCGTCGCCAGCGCACATTCGGCTACACCGAGGAAGAAGTCAAGATCCTCCTCACCCCGATGGGGCAGAACGGCGCGGAGCCGCTCGGCGCCATGGGGTCGGACACCCCGGTCGCGGTGCTCAGCGAGCGCCCGCGCCTGCTGTTCGACTACTTCACGCAGCAGTTCGCCCAGGTGACGAACCCGCCGCTGGACTCGATCCGCGAAGAGGTCGTGACCTCGCTCGCGCTCGGTCTCGGCCCGGAGCGCAACCTGCTCGAGTGGGGTCCGGAGCACACGCGTGTCGTCACGCTCGACTTCCCGGTCATCGACAACGACGAGCTCGCCAAGATCCAGCACATCGACACCGCCCTGCCGGGCCGCACGTCGGTGACGATCCGCGGTCTCTACCGCGTCGAGGCCGGTCACAAGGGCATGCGCAAGCGCCTCGAGCAGATGTGCGCCGAAGTGGATGCCGCGATCGAGGACGGCGCCGAGTTCATCGTGCTCAGCGACCGCGACTCGAACAAGGACCTGGCGCCGATCCCGTCGCTGCTCATGCTCGCCGCTGTGCATCACCACCTCATCCGCAACGAGACCCGCATGAAGTGCGGCCTCGTGATCGAGGCCGGCGATGTGCGCGAGGTCCACCACGTCGCCACCCTCATCGGGTACGGCGCGTCGGCGGTCAACCCGTACCTCGCCATGGAGACGGTCGAGTACCTCGTCCGGGCTGGCTACATCACGGGGCTCACGCCCGAGAAGGCCGTCAAGAACCTCATCTATGCGCTCGGCAAGGGCGTGCTGAAGATCATGTCGAAGATGGGCATCTCGACCGTGTCGTCGTACGCCGGCGCCCAGGTCTTCGAGGCCGTGGGCCTGTCGGACGAGTTCGTCGCCGCCTACTTCACCGGCACCGAGTCCAAGCTCGGCGGTGTGGGTCTCGAGGTGATCGCCTCCGAGAACGCGGCGCGCCACACGTACGCGTATCCCGAGGATGCAGCGGTTCGTGCGCACGAGCGGCTGTGGACCGGCGGCGAGTACCAGTGGCGCCGCGACGGCTCTCCGCACCTGTTCAATCCCGAGACCGTGTTCCGCCTGCAGCACTCGACGCGCGAGCGCCGGTACGACATCTTCCGCGAGTACACCAAGCTCGTCGACGACCAGGCCGAGCAGCTCAAGACCCTGCGCGGCATGTTCAAGCTGCGCACCGGCGTGCGTCCGCCCGTGCCGATCGACGACGTCGAGTCGGTGTCGTCGATCGTGAAGCGCTTCTCCACCGGGGCGATGAGCTACGGCTCGATCTCCAAGGAGGCGCACGAGACGCTCGCCATCGCCATGAACCGGATCGGCGGCAAGTCGAACACCGGTGAGGGCGGCGAAGACGTCGATCGTCTCCTCGACCCGGAACGCCGCAGCTCGATCAAGCAGGTGGCCTCCGGCCGGTTCGGCGTGACGAGCATGTACCTCACCCACGCCGACGACATCCAGATCAAGCTCGCCCAGGGCGCCAAGCCCGGCGAGGGCGGCCAGCTGCCCCCGGCGAAGGTGTACCCGTGGATCGCCCGCACGCGCGGCGGCACGGCCGGCGTCGGACTCATCTCGCCGCCGCCGCACCACGACATCTACTCGATCGAAGACCTCAAGCAGCTGATCTTCGACCTGAAGCGCGCGAACCCCGCCGCCCGCGTCCACGTCAAGCTCGTGAGCCAGTCGGGCATCGGCGCGGTCGCCGCGGGCACCGCGAAGGCGCTGGCCGACGTCATCCTCGTCTCGGGGCACGACGGCGGAACGGGCGCCAGCCCGCTCAACTCGCTCAAGCACGCCGGTACGCCGTGGGAGCTGGGTCTCGCCGAGACGCAGCAGACGCTGATGCTCAACGGCATGCGCGACCGCGTGGTGGTGCAGGCCGACGGCCAGCTCAAGACCGGGCGTGACGTCGTCGTGGCCGCGCTCCTGGGTGCGGAGGAGTACGGCTTCGCGACCACGGCGCTGGTCGTCGAGGGCTGCATCATGATGCGGGTCTGCCACCTCGACACGTGTCCGGTGGGCGTCGCGACGCAGAACCCCACGCTGCGCGCCCGCTTCAGCGGCAAGCCCGAGTTCGTCGTGAACTTCATGGAGTTCATCGCCCAGGAGGTGCGCGAGTACCTCGCCGAGCTCGGCTTCCGCTCGCTCGACGAGGCGATCGGCCACAACGAGCTTCTCGATGTGGACGGTGCGGTCGACCACTGGAAGGCCAACGGCCTCGACCTGACGCCGATCCTCGAGGGCCCCGCCTTCGCCGAGGACGAGCCGCGCCGCAATGCGCGCGGTCAGGACCACGAGCTCGACGAGCACTTCGACGTGCAGCTGATCGAGCGCGCGCAGGATGTGATCGCCCACGGCGGCGAGATCTCGATCGACCTGCCGGTGCGCAACACCGCACGGTCGGTGGGCACGATGCTCGGACACCACGTGACCCGCGCACACGGCGAGAACGGTCTTCCCGCGGGGTCCATCACGGTGAACCTCACGGGCTCGGCCGGCCAGTCGTTCGGCGCGTTCATGCCCGCCGGCATCACGCTGAAGCTCGAGGGCGACTCGAACGACTACGTCGGCAAGGGTCTCTCGGGCGGCCAGATCGTGGTGCGCCCGCCGCGCGGTGCGACGTTCGACGCCGCACAGAACGTGATCGCCGGCAACGTCATCGGCTACGGCGCGACGCAGGGAACGATGTTCCTGCGCGGCGTCGTCGGCGAGCGGTTCCTGGTGCGCAACTCCGGTGCCACCGCGGTGGTCGAGGGTGTGGGCGACCACGCGCTCGAGTACATGACCGGCGGGCTCGCCGTGATCCTCGGCGCCACCGGCCGCAACCTGGGCGCCGGCATGTCTGGCGGTACCGCGTACGTGTACAAGCTCGACCGCAAGCTGGTCAACCGCGAGGCCATCGCGACCGGCGAGCTGGTCCTCGGCGAGCTCGGCTCGGGCGATGCCGAGATGCTGCGCGACCTGCTCGAGCAGCACGTCGCCGAGACCGGATCCGCGCTTGCCGAAGCGCTCCTCGCCGACTTCGAAGGCGAGCTCGACAATTTCGTCCGCGTGCTCCCGCGTGATTACGCGGCAGTGCTGCAGACCCGCCAGGATGCCGTCGCCGAGGGGCTCGACCCCGACGGAGACGTCGTCTGGACGCGAATCATGGAGGTGACGGGTGGCTGA
- a CDS encoding DUF6704 family protein translates to MSNPIGDPGHGHSPAAWTAVVIMLVAVAFGTLFFYLDMPVLVWISAGLLVVGALVGWGMTKAGYGVGGSKYVAKEH, encoded by the coding sequence ATGAGCAACCCCATCGGCGACCCCGGCCACGGACACTCGCCCGCCGCCTGGACTGCCGTCGTGATCATGCTCGTGGCGGTCGCGTTCGGCACCCTGTTCTTCTACCTCGACATGCCGGTGCTCGTGTGGATCTCGGCGGGCCTGCTCGTCGTCGGCGCACTCGTCGGCTGGGGCATGACGAAGGCCGGCTACGGCGTTGGTGGATCCAAGTACGTCGCGAAAGAGCACTGA
- a CDS encoding glutamate synthase subunit beta, with protein sequence MADPKGFLKVTERELPQRRPVPVRIMDWKEVYEPGDTAVLRRQAGRCMDCGVPFCHQGCPLGNLIPEWNDLTWRGEGRSAIERLHATNNFPEFTGRLCPAPCESACVLGINQPAVTIKQIEVSTIDEAFANGWVEPEPPGRLTGKTVAVVGSGPAGLAAAQQLTRAGHTVAVYERDDRIGGLLRYGIPDFKMEKKHLEARLRQMQDEGTRFRAGVEIGKDITWSDLRARYDAVVIATGATLPRDLPIPGRDLAGVHFAMEYLVESNHATAGDTVPNQITAEGKHVVVIGGGDTGADCIGTAHRHGALSVTNLAIGRRPPGERPEHQPWPMSPTLFEVSSAHEEGGERSYLASTVEFLSNDVGEVRALRVAETEFVDGRRVPKSGTEREIPADLVLIAMGFTGPERDTLDAQLGAVFTDRGNVQRESDYQTTVPGVFAAGDAGRGQSLIVWAIAEGRAAASEVDRYLMGSTELPAPVRPTDVAIGLQPA encoded by the coding sequence GTGGCTGACCCGAAGGGCTTTCTGAAGGTCACCGAGCGCGAGCTGCCCCAGCGGCGCCCCGTGCCGGTGCGAATCATGGACTGGAAAGAGGTCTATGAGCCGGGCGACACCGCGGTGCTGCGCCGGCAGGCCGGGCGCTGCATGGACTGCGGTGTGCCGTTCTGCCACCAGGGCTGCCCGCTGGGCAACCTCATCCCGGAGTGGAACGACCTGACCTGGCGCGGGGAGGGCCGCTCGGCCATCGAGCGCCTGCACGCGACCAACAACTTCCCGGAGTTCACCGGCCGCCTGTGCCCGGCACCGTGCGAGAGCGCCTGCGTGCTCGGCATCAACCAGCCGGCCGTGACGATCAAGCAGATCGAGGTCTCGACGATCGACGAGGCCTTCGCCAACGGCTGGGTCGAGCCCGAGCCGCCGGGTCGCCTCACCGGCAAGACCGTCGCCGTCGTCGGTTCGGGCCCCGCCGGACTCGCAGCCGCCCAGCAGCTCACCCGTGCCGGACACACGGTCGCCGTGTACGAGCGCGACGACCGCATCGGCGGGCTGCTGCGCTACGGCATCCCCGACTTCAAGATGGAGAAGAAGCACCTCGAGGCGCGTCTTCGCCAGATGCAGGACGAGGGGACGCGCTTCCGCGCCGGTGTCGAGATCGGCAAGGACATCACCTGGAGCGACCTGCGCGCCCGTTACGACGCGGTGGTCATCGCCACCGGCGCCACGCTCCCGCGTGATCTGCCGATCCCCGGTCGCGACCTCGCCGGCGTGCACTTCGCGATGGAGTACCTCGTCGAGTCCAACCACGCAACCGCGGGCGACACGGTGCCGAACCAGATCACCGCCGAGGGCAAGCACGTCGTCGTCATCGGCGGCGGCGACACCGGCGCCGACTGCATCGGCACCGCCCACCGTCACGGTGCACTCAGCGTGACGAACCTCGCGATCGGCCGCCGTCCTCCGGGGGAGCGCCCCGAGCACCAGCCGTGGCCGATGTCGCCGACGCTGTTCGAGGTGTCGTCCGCGCACGAAGAGGGTGGAGAGCGCTCCTACCTCGCCTCGACGGTCGAGTTCCTCTCCAACGACGTCGGCGAGGTGCGCGCCCTGCGCGTGGCCGAGACCGAGTTCGTCGACGGACGTCGCGTGCCCAAGAGCGGCACCGAGCGCGAGATCCCCGCGGACCTCGTCCTCATCGCGATGGGCTTCACCGGTCCCGAGCGCGACACCCTCGACGCCCAGCTCGGCGCGGTCTTCACCGACCGCGGCAACGTGCAGCGCGAGTCCGACTACCAGACGACCGTGCCGGGCGTGTTCGCCGCCGGTGACGCCGGTCGCGGGCAGTCGCTCATCGTGTGGGCGATCGCCGAGGGCCGCGCCGCCGCCTCCGAGGTGGACCGCTACCTGATGGGCTCGACGGAGCTTCCCGCTCCCGTGCGCCCCACTGATGTCGCGATCGGCCTGCAGCCCGCGTAG